In Hymenobacter monticola, the sequence TGCTCACCCGCCTCATCAGCTACGTCAAGGCCAACTACCAGAGCTTTGGGCGGGAAATCCGGCTCGCCGACGTGGAGGGCCTGAACCAAGCGGCCCGGCCCATGGACAAGTCGCTGCTGGTGTACCTCACCGCCGCCGACTACCAGCAGGTGGCGGACTCGTTGCGCCAGCAGCTCAGCGACGCCGTGATTGACCGCGCCCTGCAGGCGTGGCCGGCGCCGGTTCAGGCGCTGTCCGCCCGCGAGTTCGGCGACAAGCTGCGGGCCCGGCGCAGCCAGCTGCCGGCCGTGGCCGGCCGGTTCTACGAGCTGCTGGCCCGCGACGTGGAGCTGCCCGGCACGGACCGGGCCGAGCGTTTCGTAGTGGAAGGCGTGGAAGGCCGCCAGCTGCGGGTGCGGGTGCTGGACGTTGCCAGTGGGGCGCTGGTGGGGGAGCGCACCTTCGACGCCCAGTTCACGCGCCGCCTGCACCTGTTTGGGCTGGGGGGGCGACGACGTGTTTGAGGTGCGCGGCCACCTGCCCGCCGGGCTGGCCGTGGCGCTCTACGACGGCGCGGGCCGGGACCGGTTCACGTTTGCCCCCGACCTGCAGGCGCCGGACAAGGTCGTGGTGCGAGAGAGCGGCGACGGCAACCAACTGGCCGAACACCCAGCAGTCAAAACCGAGGCGTACCGGCCCCAAGCCGACGAGTTCGACGCCGCCGGTTGGCTGCTGCGCCACCGCCTGTATTAGCCGAAAATAGATGGCTTGGGCAGTTACGTCGTAGCTGCCGGGAGCGCCAGCCCCGTTCACCAACTTTTCTCACCTTATTTGCCCGTCCCATGTGGTGGCACTACGCCTTGCTTTCCGCCCTGTTTGCCGCACTGACTGCCGTCCTGGCCAAGGTGGGCATCAGGGGCGTGGATTCTAACCTGGCCACGGCCGTGCGCACGGCCGTGGTGCTGGTGCTGGCCTGGGGCATCGTGTACTTTCGGGGCGGGCTCGCCGGCCTGCCCGCGCTCACCCGCACCAACCTGTTGTTTCTGGGGCTGTCGGGGCTGGCCACGGGCCTGTCGTGGCTCTGCTACTTCCGGGCCCTGCAGCTGGGCACGGTATCGCAGGTGGCGCCCGTCGACAAATTGAGCGTGGCGCTGGCCATCGGCCTGTCGGTGGCGTTTCTGGGCGAGCGGCTGAGCTGGCAGACCGGCGTGGGCGCCGCCCTCATCGTTGCCGGCACGCTGGTGCTGGTCTGGAAATAAACCCCCACCTAGGGAATGCCGGGCATCTACCCTATAATAAGGAGCGAAAAAGCCGCTGCTCAGAATTCCCACAGAATCGAATGGCTTCTTTGGTCTTTATCCCCTGACCCTCCCTTATGAAACTGCTGCTGGTAGAAGACGAAGCGGCCCTGCGCCTGACCCTGGTGGACGCGCTCCGCCAGGGCGGCTACGTGGTGGAAGTGGCCGCCGACTTCGCGCAGGCCTACGAGAAAATCAAGCTTTACCAGTACGACTGCGTGCTGGTGGATTTGACCCTGCCCGACGGCGACGGGCTGGATTTGGTGCGCACGCTCAAGGCCGACGGCTCGCTGGCCGGGGTGCTGGTACTCACCGCCCGCGACGGCATCGACGACCGGG encodes:
- a CDS encoding EamA family transporter, whose product is MWWHYALLSALFAALTAVLAKVGIRGVDSNLATAVRTAVVLVLAWGIVYFRGGLAGLPALTRTNLLFLGLSGLATGLSWLCYFRALQLGTVSQVAPVDKLSVALAIGLSVAFLGERLSWQTGVGAALIVAGTLVLVWK